Sequence from the Methanosarcina siciliae T4/M genome:
GTAACCGAGACAGAAGCTGAAGTAACCGAGACAGAAGCTGAAGTAACCGAGACAGAAGCTGAAGTGACCGAGACTGAAGCTGAAGTGACCGAGACTGAAGCTGAAGTAACCGAGACAGAAGCTGAAGTGACCGAGACTGAAGCTGAAGTAACCGAGACTGAAGCGGATGAAACAGAGACAGAAGCTGAAGTAACCGAGACTGAAGCAGATGAAACAGAGACAGAAGCAGATGTAACTGAGACAGAAGCTGTTGAAACTGCACCGGAAGCTAATGAAACTGAACTTGGCAACAGAACAGAACTGGAGAACATAACAGAACTTGCTGAAACTGAACCGGAAGTTAATGAAACTGAACTTGGCAACATAACAGAACTGGAGAATATAACAGAACTGGAGAACATAACAGAACTGGATAATAATACGCTATCAGAAATCAATTTAACAGAACCCGAAACTAACGAAACAATATCAGTTGCCATGGTATCACCGACAATCGGGACCAATAACGAGGTCTCTGTACTTAATGAATCCACAAACACTACTACCAAGGTGGATGTAGGTCCCGATGCCGGGGGAGTTGCGGTAAATCCTGCGGGAACAAATGTGTATGTGGCGAATGTTAATAACAACACGGTATCCGTAATTGATGCAGCTACAAACGAAGTTAAAGCCAAAGTTGATGTCGGTGATCATCCTTCCGGAATAGCCGTGAACCCTGCTGGGACATACGTGTATGTGACTAATATTGTCAGCAATACTGTCACTGTGATTAACGCAGCTACAAACACTGTTGCAGCCACGGTTGATGTTGGCCAGAATCCTTCCGGAATAGCCGTGAACCCTGCTGGGACATACGTGTATGTGACTAATATTGTCAGCAATACCGTTACTGTGATTAACGCAGCTACAAACACTGTTGCAGCCACGGTTGATGTTGGCCAGAATCCTTCCGGAATTGTAGTGCATCCTGCTGGAACATACGTGTATGTGACTAATATTGTCAGCAATACCGTCACTGTGATTAACGCAGCTACAAACACTGTTGCATCCACGGTTGATGTTGGTGATTATCCTGCTGGAATTGCAATGCACCCTGATGGGAAGTACGTGTATGTGACGAATGTTATCAGCAACACCGTCACCATAATTAACGTAGCTACAAACACCGTTGTATCCACGGTTGATGTTGGCAAGTATCCTGCTGGAATTGAAGCCGTGGGAACAAATGTATATGTGACGAATGTTATCAGCAATACTGTCACCATAATTGACACAACCACAAACATCGTAACAGACACGGTGCCTGTGGAGAGCACCCCCGTCTCGGTTGGGAAATGTGTGTGTCCGCTTCCAATAATTAAACCTAAACCACGCCCTGTTGCAAACTTCGCCAGCAAGGTCGTTTATACTGTGCAGTTCACAGACCGCTCGAAATATGCAACTAAATGGTACTGGAGCTTTGGAGATGGAACATATTCAACAAAGCAGAACCCACTGCACGTATACAAAAAAGCAGGCAAATACACCGTTAAACTAAAAGTATTCAACAAATACGGTGCAAGTTCAAAAACTTATATAGTCAAAGTCTGCACCTGAAAGTATTGGAACAACAAAGGATAACATAAAAAAGACAGGGTAAAAAAAGAATCCAGCATTCTCAATCTCCGGGTTCGAGGGAACTCAGGATGATTCAGGTGCGAGTAAAAAATGAGTAGAACACAGGAAAGCTGGAAGGGTAAAATACCCGTCCAGCATTATTTTTTCCTCAAACCAAAAAATTAAGTGTATGCATTATGAAGCACGACACTTAGGCTTCGTTTATTCAGGGACGTAGTAGCCGTCCGAGAGGGTTTTCAGGAAAGCAACAATTGCCTTTTCTTCCGAATCGTTCAGGCCCAGGTTGCCCATTTCTTCAGTATTTATATTTTCTGGAACTTCAGGCTCTGGCCATTCCACTGACTCGTTATCCCTCGTATTATAGAAGTGGACAATGTCTTCCAGGCTCTTGAAATATCCGTTATGCCCGTATGCTTTGGGGAAATAATTCCCAGGCTGCTGGTTTACGTTCCGAAGCGTTGGAACTTTGTGTTTGCCCTTATTCTCATCGGCAAGTTCTTCCCATTCCGGCACTGTTGCCAGGAAACCTCCGAGTCCAGGGTCAACCCAGTTCGCTCCGTCAGGGTTGATCGGAGAACCGTCATCAAGGTAGACCGTATCCATATCGTAGAAAGGATTATCCGGATTCTTGGGAATACCAAGGTTATCGTAGGTGAAATCCGTAAACAGAGGAGACTCCCCATTAGGCCCGGGAGCACTTGGATGGCAGTTACTACACATAGCTTCACCGTTAAACAGCTCAAGCCCCCATAGCTCCTCATCAGTCAAATCGGCCTCATCTTCCAGGTAGGCGTCATATTTGGAGGAAAACTGGTTTACCTCACTCGAATTCTCATAAGCTGCAATAGCCAGAGCAGCCCTACCATAATTCATATCTATCTCTTCCTGGGTCGCATAGCTTATAGGTTCACCCCAGACACTTTCCCAGAGCCCGGCATATTTCGATGTGGCTATCTGTTCCAGGACAGCTTCCTTACTTGGATTGTTCTGTTCCACAGGATTCAGAAACGGACCCATAGCCTGGTCGGCGGCAGGGTTGCCGAGAATTTCACCTGTGGCTCTTCCGTCCCAGAAATTCCCTCCTACGAACAGTCCTTCAGCTTCATCATAGTGGAAAATAGGGCTTAAAGTGGCATAGGCTGCACTTGGCGGTTTACGGTTTCCAAAGCGCTGAGGCACAGCGCCGCGATATACGGAACCTTTGACGTTAATACCGGCAATCGGTCCGGTATATCCGTATTGTGGAGCATGACAGTCGGCACAGGCCATACTGTCAGGATCTGAAATTTTGTCAAAAAATATTTCTTTCCCAAGCTGTTCCTCGTCATTTAATTCTGCAGAAGCTGACTCAACAAGAATAGTCAGGATCAGAACCAGTAAAAGTGTCCATAACTTTATTTTTGTCAAACAAATCCCCCTTGTTATTCTGGTTTATCCCGGAAAAATCAGATGATGCAAACTGTTGAGTAAAGACGCCACCAACCATCATCCCCGGCAAAGAATTCCACAAGATACTTTTGCGAAATTTGTACATTATATATGGACTGTATTAATAAAAACATTCCTGTTGTATGATTTAAAATATATAATAGGAGATATTAGCCAAAGAAAAAACAAACGTTATTGCCTTCTGAATATTATTGAAAAATGAGCATATAAATATAAAAATCTGGTGTCATTTTTAGCACAGGTTTTGTTAAATAAGTTCAGAAAACAATATACAAAAAACTAAAAGTGTAAAAAGCGCGGGCTGCTAAAGCTTTTATCTTTCTTTCTCAAGGAAAACAACAGTATTGTAGACCGGAGGTTCGGGGTCTACTCTTGCCTGTTCATCAAAACCCTCAGGAAGGTCAAAAAGGCAGTCCCCATTTAGCATCCTGCGTAACCCTTTTTCGTAAATCCTGCAAGAAATCCTGCTTCCTGCAGGCATGACCTCCAGGAGGTGCTCGAAAATCTCTTTCTTGGGTTCAGCCTGGGCTGCTATCATCAGGGCTTTAATCTCTGCATCCGGATTCAGTGCAAAGCCCTCTCCATTCAGCGAAAAATGATTTCCGTTAATTATTTTGATGACTTCGGAAAGCCTGAGTTTTCCCAGCACTTTTTTTGACAGGTTTGCCCGGACAGTGTCCTGTTCGACCCCTGTGCTTTTCACTCCATGCTGCTGGAAAAAGACGATCAGGGTCAGAGGAAGCGGCCCGCTTCCGAGAAAGAAAACCCTGTCCCCCGGGGAAAGCCCGAGGCCTTCATATTCCGTGCGAACCAGTTTGAGATAATTCCCGTAAAAGGGAAAGTTTTTCAGGACAGCCCAGGGTGAGTCGCTCACAAGGATTTCGTTTGCGTGCTCGGTTTCGAGTTTCACGGTATAGAGATTCCTGAACCTGTTGATCTCGGCAAATACAGGTTCCAGTTCTTTTTTTTGAAGGATATTCCATGCAATAACATCTTCAATTTCCAGGTTAACCAGAAAATCAAGTTTCCGAAAAAGTTCTCTGTTCAGGTCCGAGGTCCCGTAAAGTATTTCTTCCTCGGACAGTTTCCTGATATCCCGATACAGACCGAGAATTTCTTTAACAATGTACTCTGGCGAAAGCTCAAGTTTCTTACTGACTTCACCGACCATAACAACCCCATCAATATCTGGACATCCTATGATATATGCCTATTTAATAATTATTTATATATAGAGATTTGAAGGCTTCAGGGACCCGGGCCGTTAAATAATATGAGGTTCGGAAAGCCTATTTTTTTGAGATCCTGGAATATACAGCCAAACCGTTTCACTTAACGTTTATATATAAAAAAATTAAACTGTTGGACTATTAGTGATTTCAGTTCTTAAAGAGGTGTACCCATGAATCCGCTAAAAAAAATAATTTTTGTTCTTTTTTTACTTGTCTGTGTACTGGTATCTGCAGGATGCGTTTCAGAGGAACCTGCAGCAAATGAGGAGAACAGCTTGCTGGCTGAGGATGTAAACGGGGAAGCTGCCGAAGAACAGGTAGGAAGCCTCCGGGATGCCCCAAGTGAAGTTCTGCTTCAGAAAGAAAACATCACTTCTAAGGTCCGGGCTGCTGCTGCCCGTATCGAAGAAACGGGAGAAGAATCCTTCCCGAAATTCAGGCAACCTGAGAGTGAGTGGTTCATAGATGATTTTTATGTTTTCGTCTGGAAAACAGACGGCACACGCCTCGTATATCCTCCTGACCTGAGCGGGGAAGGAGAAAACATGAGCGAGCTTCAGGACTCCATGGGAAAACCCATTGGCAAGCTCTTCATAGAGACAGCTCTCAGTGCCGAGGGAGAGGGCTGGGTGTCATACTACTGGCCAAAACCCAGAGAAAACGAACTTTCCCTTAAATACACATTCATCAAGGGTGTTTCGCTGAACGGCGAGGACTGCCTTGTAGGCTCAGGGTTCTATGCCGATGACTACATCCTGACAAAAAACCTTGATGAATGTGAGCACTTCAGCCGGGAAGGAAACATTTACATTACCAATCTCTTTCACCCGGATCTGTATGATAGGGATGTGTATCTCAATTACAGCATCGCCCACACTATCCTCGCGCCTGGGGAAGCTCTTGCGCCTCACAGGATGAAAAACCCTGAAATCCACTACCTCCTTGAAGGAGAAGGAGTGATCTATATTGAAGACCTGCCTGTCGACCTCAGGCCCGGGCAGATGGTATACATCCCTGCAAACGCAACCCAGTCTACCCATAATACCGGCAGCGTGAACCTTACCTTCCTTGCAATAAACGAGCCGGCCTGGAGAGTGGAAAACGAGGAAATCCTCGAGTGACCCGCTAGAGTTTTAAGAACTCGTTTGAAGCCGGAGGTCACGTGTGAAGAATAGGAAGTTTCAATCCCTTCCAGCTTTTTTCGGACACAGCTCCCCAACAAAATGAAATAAATATCTATGTTTCGTGCCGGTAACCTTGAGGTCAAATGTGGCATCCGGGGAAAACCCAATCATCCAAAAATCTTATCCAGGTCTTCCATGCCAAGGGAGACCTCAAACTCTTTTAATCGATAGAATTTCTTGGCCCGCATGTCATCATCTTCGAGCCGCAGATCACTCTCAACAAATCCGGCTTTTTCAAGGCGCTTCAGGTGAAGGTTAACCACCTGCCTTGAGAGTTCCAGATCCTTGGCAAGCTCGTACACGTACCTCTCCCTTTCGGCAAGCAGGTAGAGGAGCTTTAATCGGATCGG
This genomic interval carries:
- a CDS encoding YVTN family beta-propeller repeat protein, which gives rise to MGEQTSGIKQKILCVFTLIFVISAISVAVSAANGDTPGENVTETDSLTESANNGTETEAEVTETEAEVTETEAEVTETEADETETEAEVTETEAEVTETEADETETEAEVTETEAEVTETEAEVTETEAEVTETEAEVTETEAEVTETEAEVTETEAEVTETEAEVTETEAEVTETEAEVTETEADETETEAEVTETEADETETEADVTETEAVETAPEANETELGNRTELENITELAETEPEVNETELGNITELENITELENITELDNNTLSEINLTEPETNETISVAMVSPTIGTNNEVSVLNESTNTTTKVDVGPDAGGVAVNPAGTNVYVANVNNNTVSVIDAATNEVKAKVDVGDHPSGIAVNPAGTYVYVTNIVSNTVTVINAATNTVAATVDVGQNPSGIAVNPAGTYVYVTNIVSNTVTVINAATNTVAATVDVGQNPSGIVVHPAGTYVYVTNIVSNTVTVINAATNTVASTVDVGDYPAGIAMHPDGKYVYVTNVISNTVTIINVATNTVVSTVDVGKYPAGIEAVGTNVYVTNVISNTVTIIDTTTNIVTDTVPVESTPVSVGKCVCPLPIIKPKPRPVANFASKVVYTVQFTDRSKYATKWYWSFGDGTYSTKQNPLHVYKKAGKYTVKLKVFNKYGASSKTYIVKVCT
- a CDS encoding cache domain-containing protein codes for the protein MNPLKKIIFVLFLLVCVLVSAGCVSEEPAANEENSLLAEDVNGEAAEEQVGSLRDAPSEVLLQKENITSKVRAAAARIEETGEESFPKFRQPESEWFIDDFYVFVWKTDGTRLVYPPDLSGEGENMSELQDSMGKPIGKLFIETALSAEGEGWVSYYWPKPRENELSLKYTFIKGVSLNGEDCLVGSGFYADDYILTKNLDECEHFSREGNIYITNLFHPDLYDRDVYLNYSIAHTILAPGEALAPHRMKNPEIHYLLEGEGVIYIEDLPVDLRPGQMVYIPANATQSTHNTGSVNLTFLAINEPAWRVENEEILE
- a CDS encoding nicotianamine synthase family protein, translated to MVGEVSKKLELSPEYIVKEILGLYRDIRKLSEEEILYGTSDLNRELFRKLDFLVNLEIEDVIAWNILQKKELEPVFAEINRFRNLYTVKLETEHANEILVSDSPWAVLKNFPFYGNYLKLVRTEYEGLGLSPGDRVFFLGSGPLPLTLIVFFQQHGVKSTGVEQDTVRANLSKKVLGKLRLSEVIKIINGNHFSLNGEGFALNPDAEIKALMIAAQAEPKKEIFEHLLEVMPAGSRISCRIYEKGLRRMLNGDCLFDLPEGFDEQARVDPEPPVYNTVVFLEKER
- a CDS encoding ArsR/SmtB family transcription factor, translating into MTKSLQQIVDIGEALSHPIRLKLLYLLAERERYVYELAKDLELSRQVVNLHLKRLEKAGFVESDLRLEDDDMRAKKFYRLKEFEVSLGMEDLDKIFG
- a CDS encoding cytochrome-c peroxidase codes for the protein MTKIKLWTLLLVLILTILVESASAELNDEEQLGKEIFFDKISDPDSMACADCHAPQYGYTGPIAGINVKGSVYRGAVPQRFGNRKPPSAAYATLSPIFHYDEAEGLFVGGNFWDGRATGEILGNPAADQAMGPFLNPVEQNNPSKEAVLEQIATSKYAGLWESVWGEPISYATQEEIDMNYGRAALAIAAYENSSEVNQFSSKYDAYLEDEADLTDEELWGLELFNGEAMCSNCHPSAPGPNGESPLFTDFTYDNLGIPKNPDNPFYDMDTVYLDDGSPINPDGANWVDPGLGGFLATVPEWEELADENKGKHKVPTLRNVNQQPGNYFPKAYGHNGYFKSLEDIVHFYNTRDNESVEWPEPEVPENINTEEMGNLGLNDSEEKAIVAFLKTLSDGYYVPE